In Bactrocera oleae isolate idBacOlea1 chromosome 3, idBacOlea1, whole genome shotgun sequence, a genomic segment contains:
- the LOC106615588 gene encoding uncharacterized protein, protein MSLLRTVLLLAFGATVALAQRRLALPDPRSCANRVRHATYRDARGVAHSYFFSWEHAPTRSLEVDWLDARNICRRHCMDAVSLETPQENEFIKQRIARGNVRYIWTSGRKCNFAGCDRPDLQPPNENGWFWSGSGAKIGPTSQRNTGDWSHTGGYNQPQPDNREAAQGNDESCLSILNNFYNDGLKWHDVACHHLKPFVCEDSDELLNFVRSRNAGIRL, encoded by the exons TGTCGCCTTGGCTCAACGTCGTCTAGCGTTGCCGGATCCACGGAGTTGTGCTAATC GTGTTCGCCATGCCACGTACCGTGATGCGCGCGGCGTTGCCCACTCGTACTTCTTTAGTTGGGAGCATGCGCCGACGCGCAGTCTCGAAGTTGACTGGTTGGATGCGCGCAATATTTGCCGTCGCCACTGCATGGACGCTGTTTCGCTGGAAACACCACAGGAGAATGAATTCATCAAACAGCGTATAGCGCGTGGCAACGTGCGTTACATCTGGACTTCAGGTCGTAAGTGCAATTTTGCTGGCTGTGATCGTCCCGACTTGCAGCCACCAAATGAGAATGGCTGGTTCTGGTCTGGTTCGGGTGCCAAAATCGGACCCACCTCGCAGCGCAACACCGGTGATTGGTCACACACTGGCGGCTACAATCAACCACAACCGGACAATCGTGAGGCTGCACAGGGCAACGATGAGTCGTGCTTGTCGATTTTGAATAACTTCTACAACGATGGACTCAAGTGGCACGATGTGGCTTGCCATCATTTGAAGCCGTTCGTGTGCGAGGACTCCGATGAGTTGTTGAACTTTGTGCGTTCGCGCAATGCTGGTATTCGTCTGTAA